Within Eggerthella sp. YY7918, the genomic segment TCATGATAGCTATGGTGTTCCTCGTGACCACCGAGAATCGGGTTTGTACGCCAGCTGCATTTGATGAGGGAAAGGCCTGATGACATTGCGCGTGTTTGACCTGCATTGCGACACGCTTGATCGACTTGCGTTTTATGGTGACGCTTCGGTGCCGGGTGGGTTCGCTGAGCATGATGCGGCTATCCCGGCTGATCGCATGGCGACGCTTGCCGACAACGACGCGCATATCTCGCTTGCCCGCATGGCGGGATTCGCCTGGTGTCAGTGCTTTGCGGCATTCATTCCGGACGTGGTACACGGCGATGTCGCATGGGATCTGTTCGAGCGCGTGCAGCGTGTGTGGGAGCGTGAGCTTGAATGCTGCACCGACCGGCTGGTGCGGGCGCATACTATGGCCGACGTGGAGACCGCGCATGCAGCAGGGAAGACAGCGGGAATATTTACCGTGGAAGGTGCATCGTTTCTTGAGGACAATGCTGCTGCCGAGGTGCGGCTTGATGCGCTTGCCGAGGCGGGGGTGCGTATGGTCACGCTCACGTGGAATGGTCCGAATGCGCTTGGAAGCGGTAACGATACGACCGATGGGCTCACGGCCTTTGGCCGTGTGACCGTGCGCGAGCTGGAGCGTCGCGGTATAGTGGTGGACGTGTCGCACCTCAATGATGAGGGTTTCAAGGATGTATGCGCTGTTGCCGAGCGTCCCTTTGTCGCTTCGCACTCTAACGCACGCGTTCTATGCGGTCACCCGCGCAATCTCGCCGACTGGCAGTTGTGCGAACTTGCCGATCGCGGTGGCATTGTGGGTCTCAATTTCTGTCGTGATTTCCTCTCCGAGGTTCATCCCGACCCAACGCCCGATGACGTGCTGCGCCATGTCGATCACGTGTTGGAAGTGGCCGGCGAGGACGTTCCTGCGCTCGGCAGCGACTATGATGGCTGCGACGTACCTACGTGGCTCGACCCTTGCGACCATATTGGCACGCTCCATGATCTCCTCACGCACCAGTTCGGTCGCACAGTAGCTGACAAACTTTTCTTCGAAAACGCCCGCACCTTCTTCACTCGCCTCGAGGGCTAAAAGTTTAGCCAACAACTGACTCTCTGTTCAAACGTGCGTGATGGACGTTTCGTGAGGGGGATTGCTTAGTCCGAAATCAGACTTATACTGCCGTAGGTACGAAATCGGACTGGGTAACGGAGGAAACGTGGATAGGAAGAGCCAGGAAAAGGCGCTTCGGGAATATAACGGGCTGTATCGCTTCTCGAATGAGATATATCACGACGCGGCGCTGGCTGCGGGGCTGTCTGACAGCGCGTTTGATATTTTGTACTGCCTGTACGATATGGGTGACGGCTGCTCGCAAAAGGATATTTGCGAAGCGTGGTACCTGACCAAGCAAACGGTAAACTCGTCGGTGCACAAGCTTGTGCGCGAGGGCGTGGTATATCTGGATACAGAAGGTGGTCGAGGTACGCGCCTGTATCTGACAAAATCGGGGCGTGCGCTGGTGGAAGCCCGCATTGCGCCCATTATTGAGATAGAAAAATCCGCTTTTGCCGCCATGTCGGAGGAAGAGTGTGACGAGCTTTTGCGGCTCATGCGCTTGTACCTCGGACGATTGCGCGAGCAAGTGGATGTGTTCAAACAAGAAGGGGTGCGCTGATGGCTATCAAGCTTTCGGATCACTTTACCTATGGGCGGCTGGTGCGCTTTGCGCTGCCGTCGATTGCCATGATGATATTCACGTCCATCTACAGCGTGGTGGACGGTCTTTTTGTGTCCAACTTTGCGGGCAAAGAGGCGCTTGCCGCGGTGAACCTGGTATTCCCCTTGGCCATGGGTTTAGGTTCGGTCGGCTTTATGCTGGGTACGGGTGGCGCAGCCCTCGTGGCTAAAACGATGGGCGAGGGCGATGCCGTGCGCGCGAATCGCCTGTTCAGTTTCATCTCGCTGGCGGCGGTGACCGCAGGCATAGTGCTGGCTTTTGTGGGCGTGGTTGCGCTTGAACCGGTGCTCGCACTCTTGGGTGCGCAGGGATCGCTCATGGAGCAAAGCCTCTTGTATGGTCGCATCCTGGTGGTGGCGCTGCCGCTGTTCATTGTGCAGAACGTATTTTTGAGTTTCTTTATTGCGGCCGAGAAGCCGCAGATGGGGCTTATCGTCACCGTGGCGGCGGGCGTGACAAATATCGTGCTCGACTTTGTGTTCATCGTGGTGTTCGGTTGGGGCATTGCCGGTGCGGCCCTTGCCACGGCGGCGGGTCAGGCGCTCGCAGCGGTGGCTGCGGCTCTGTTCTTTGCTCGCAGTAAGACCAGCCGTCTGCGTTTCACGCGGCCCCTCGTGGACTTTCGGGCGCTCGGCGCTACCTGCGTGAACGGCTCCTCGGAGCTTATGACCGAGGTGGCGGCTTCTGTGGTGAGTATGCTCTACAACTACCAGCTTATGATGATCGCGGGGGCGGACGGCGTGGCGGCCTATGGCGTCATCATGTACGTGAACTTTATCTTCACGGCGGTGTTCTTCGGTTTTGCCATGGGCACCGGCCCGGTGGTGAGCTTCCACTACGGCGCGCGCAACGAAAACGAGCTTAAGGGGCTTTTTCGTAAGAGCATGATCCTGGTAGGAGGCACGGGTGCAGCCATGGTGGCGGCCTCGCAGCTGCTTGCTGGGCCGCTCGTGAACGTGTTTGTGGGATACGACCCCGCGCTTGCTGCCATGACGCTGCACGGGTTCCGCATCTACGCGGTGTCGTTTTTGGTGTGCGGGTTCAACATCTACGGCTCGGCGTTTTTCACGGCGCTTAACAACGGCAAGGTGTCGGCGCTTATCAGCTTCATGCGTACGCTCGTGTTTGAAACGTCGACGGTTATGCTGCTGCCGCTGGTGTGGGGCATCGACGGCGTGTGGAGCGCCATCATCGTGGCCGAGGCGTGCGCGCTCGTGCTGACGACGTTCTTCCTTGTCTACCTGCGCAAACCCTACGGCTACGCCTAGAGTTCCCGCGACAAACGGTGCTGGGATTTACAGCCGTCGGTTAGCGGTAACAGGTGGCATTTACCTTCGCGATGGGTTTGCCAAGGTCGTCTTCGACAAGAATGGTGTAGAAACTGACATGACGTCCCGGCTTGTCGCAGGTGGCCGTCGCGGTAAGCTTTGTTCCTTTTGTCGATCGGAGAAAGCTGATAGTCGAGTCCAAGCCAACCGTGGGCTCCTCGCCGATGTTGCAGCATATGGCCAAAGCGAAGTCGGCCAGTGTAAAGATAGCACCGCCCATGACGCTTCCCAAAGCATTGCGATGGATGTCGCTCAGCTCCATTTCCGCTACGGCGTGTCCGCGCTTGCCGGATACCACGCGGCATCCGGCTGCCTCGGTGGCGAAGCGATCTTTTGCAAACACGGCTTCTATCTGGTCGATCGTGGGATTGTCGGGAAGCATATAAGGTCCTCTCTCGTCAAAGGTGAAGATGCCCCGCACAGGACGGGGCATCGAGGTTCGTAAGGGGCAGTGTTATGAAACCGGGGTTGCGATGGTGGCGTACAGCTCAAGCCATTGGCCATCTTTGACGGTCACGGTTTGTGTTCCCCCAGCAATAACATATTTTTCTTCGATGATGGAGTCCTCGTCGAAGCGGATGTCTTTCATTACGTAGGCTGCACAGGTTTGGTCGGTGTTCACCGCGGCCTCTTTATCTACGGTGATGTTGTAGGTGCCAGCGGGCAGGTCGGTTCCTACGCGGTACAAGCCCGATCGGTAGGGATCAGCAGAGGGATGAAAGTCGGCACGATTGGCCAAATACATACGTGCGGTGTCGCCGCCCAAGAAGACGATTGCATCGCCCTCTTCCAATTCGGTGAAGTAATTACCGAAGTAGGAAATGGTTTTTTCGATTTCGTAGACACCGTTTTCGTAGTCGTCAAACACGTGGAATTTTCCTTCTTCGGTTTGACTGCCTTCGATGAAGTAAAGTCCTGGCTCAAGGTCTTTGCCAACACCCACCTCGTAAACGCCAGACGACGCACGTCCGTCCTCAATCGTATTGGGCAGATCAGTGCCTATGGCAGCTTTGATGTCATCGATTGTGAAGCCGCCCGAGATGCTGCTATCCGACGAACCTGAATCGTAGTCGTAGTTGTAATCATATCCGTAGCGATCGCTGTGGCGCGGATCGAAAGATCCGTTGTAGTCGGAGTCAAAATACAGGGCGCACGATACGCACCCCACGCAGCCGCCAATTCCTAGAAGAAAGACAAGCAAACATGCAATGAGCACCCATGGCCATACCTTTTTCTTTGGTGCGGGCTGTGCAGGCATGGGATACGGGGGCTGCACTGGATAGGGCGGATACGGAGGCTGTTGACCCGCGTACCCGTAGGGTTGCTGGGGTTGCTGAGGCTGGCCGTAGGGCTGTTGTGGTTGTCCATAAGATTGAGGTTGGCCATAGGGCTGCGCACCGTACCCGTTCGGCTGCTGTGGCGAAGCCGAAGGTGGCGGAGGCGGGGGAGTCGAGCCATCGGGCATGATAGGAGGGCGTTCAGGTTCACTCATGCGTATACTCCTTGCTGACGCAGTGCGTTATTCTTTCGGCGCACGAAGCGCTTCGGCCGTTGTCTCAATGAGCGAGACGGCGCCTTCGGGACATGCATCAACGCATAAGCCACAACCGATGCAGTAGCGGATGTCGTAGCCAAGCAGCTCATTTGCGGGGTTGACGAAACGTGCGCCTGTAGGGCAAACCTGCGTGCAGGCATGGATGTTTGTGCATAGATCACAAGCGGTCTCGGAGACGACAAGAGGTATGCGCGAGGCGATGGCGGGATCGACCTCAAGCGCCTCGAGCAACATTTTACGCTTCGGCCACATTGTTTTGCGAGCCTGCCCTTCAGGGGCAAAGTCCGCAAACGTAATACCGTCGCTCAATTGAAGGCGTGCTTGTGCACGAGCGCGTTCGCGACGATCCAGAAACTCGTGAAGGACCTCTGAGTTTCGAAGCCGTCGTTTGCCGGAAGCGATGTCGCCAACATCTCCCACAAGGTTGCTGAAAGCGCTTCGCCGGTCAACACCTACGGGATTGGCGAGATCTTTTACAAGATTCTCTTTTTCGGGGATGAGATCGATATATCCGACGTTATTTCCGCTGTAATGCTCCGCCGTTTCGATGGCGTGGGTGTACAGCGTCTCTCCCATGGCGCCCGCCCGGTCGCAGTCGGCGCAGTAGGCCAGATCGGCTGCAATTTTGATCGGAATATTTTCCGTCAGCACAAGCGTCCAAAACTCAGGCGAAAGCGTGGCCAAGCACGGCAGAACTACCACGTTTGCTGCCGGCTCAAGACCGGGAAAGATATTCTCTTTGCACGTGAGCACCACATCTTCGCCACGCTGGGCGATGCGGCGAAATCGTTCATGCAAATCTTCCATCGTTACGCGCGAAGAGGAGAACGCGTCGCATATTCCCAGGCAGATGCCGCAATAGGTGCATGCGTCGGCATCGATGACGGGCAGACCGTCTTCGTTAAAAGAAATCGCATCGTGTGGACAGGCAAGAGCGCACCGTTCGCATTCCGCACCAGCGGTGCGTACGCAAAAGTCTCGCAATACGACTATTCGATTCTGCCGGGCAACCGTATCTTTGTCGTCGTTCTGAGCGGAGAGGGGTTGAGTCGAAGGATCTTCCGGCGATGTCGCATGAGGTCCTTCAATCTCGGCCGCTTCGCTGCCTCCGCTTTGGATAACAGGGGAGTTGTCAGCCACCGAATACCTCTTTCGTTACGTAATCAATGCGTGCGAGCACGTCTTCACGCGGGAGCAGCTCGATGCTTTCAAACAGCGGCGGCGATACCATGTTGCCGCATACGGCCACGCGCAAGGGCTGGAACAAGAGTTTCGGTTTAAGCTCCAGCTCTTCACCGAGCGCCCGGCACGCCTCTTCCAGGCTTTTGGCTTCCCAGGCACGACTTTCGTCAGCGAGTATGCTGCGACACGCAACCAACGCCTCGTCAGCACGAGCGCCTTCTTTTTTGAGCACCTTGTTCACGCTCTTTTCGTCCAGCTCGCGCACTTCGGGTCCCCAGAACATGAAAGCGAGCTTGCCGGGAATTTCATCAAGGCGCTGCAAGCGTTCAGCTACAAGCGGATAGAGCCCCAAATAGAACTCGGGCCGTGCGGCCACATCGTCGGCGGTGGCACCCAGCTCAAAGAGCCAGGGTAGCGATGCCTGCACCCAAGCGGCAGCGCCCATGTCCTTGATGTACTGACCGTTCATCCAGTCGAGCTTCGTTTCGTCGAATACGGCGTCCTTCTTGGTTACGCGCTCAAGGGAAAATTCATGACACAGGGTTTCTCGGTCGATGAGGGTCGTCTCTCCGTCGAGCGACCAACCCAGCAGGGCCAGAAAGTTCACCATAGCATCGGGCAGGTAGCCGCGCTCAGCGAATTCTTCCACGGAAGCCGCGCCGTGGCGCTTCGACAGCTTCTTGCCGTCGGGGCCGAGGATCATTGACAAGTGCGCGAACGTGGGCACGTCGAATCCAAGTGCCTCGTAGATAAGAATTTGGCGCGGAGTGTTTGACAGATGATCGTCACCACGGATGACGTGCGTGATGCCCATGTTGGCATCGTCGCACACCACCGCGAAGTTGTAGGTGGGGGAGCCGTCCGTGCGCACGACGATCATGTCGTCCATGACCTCGGCGGGGAAGCTCACATGACCATACACCGCGTCATCGAATTCGATGGGGCCATGGTTCTCGGGCACGCGCAAACGCCACACATGCGGCTCGCCGGCTTCAATGCGTGCGGCGGCTTCGGCGGGATCAAGATTGCGGCACGTGCGATCATAGCCCGAATAACCGCCCTCGGTTGCCTCAGCCTGAGCGCGCTTGACGTCAAGCTCCTCCTTCGTGCAGAAGCAGGGATACACACTACCGCGCTCCTTCATCAGCTCAAGCGCCGCGGTATAGGTATCCATGCGCTGCGTCTGGAAGTAAGGACCAGATGCGCCCCCCACCTCGGGACCCTCGTCCCAGTCCAGCCCTAGCCACTTCATAGCGTTCAAAATAACCTGTACGTTTTCTTCGGTAGAGCGCTCCGGATCGGTGTCCTCGATGCGCAGAATGAAGTCGCCGCCCGTCGCACGGGCAAACGCCCAGTTATAAATAGCCGTTCGAGCTCCGCCAACATGCAGTCGCCCCGTAGGAGAAGGCGCAAACCGCACCCTCACATTCATCTTATTCGTATCAGTCAAAGTACTCATATCCTCTATCACCTTATACTTCAATGGCTAACAAGCGTGATTGTGGGTAGATGCGTGCCACGCGCAGTTCCGCACGAGCCGAAATGTCCAGTGGACATTTCGTGCGAGCAGGACTGTTTGAGCATGGCATGTATCTACCCACAATCATCCGACGTTTCTCAGGACTGTTTGAGCATGGCATATCCCTTAGCCAAGCCGTCGCCGGAGGATTGCCCCAATCACGATCCCAAGTATAGACAACAAAGCGGTTGTCGCAAGCCAGACGCCCCCCATGCCCATCCAAAATGCAGGAGGATACAGAGTAATAAGCAACGATTCATACGAAAACGTCCAGGTGCCGTCCGCGAAAAAGAGCGAATGAAACGCCGCAAAAAAGCTGTAGAAATCAACAAGCACCCATATGGCCAAGAGTGCGAATACCGTCAACACCCCTATGCCTGCCACCATACATACGCCGCCGAGTGCGCGCCGTCCAACCCGTACACCCACATGGGCGCAGGCGGCAACCGCCAAAAGCGCAATGATGATGAGTGCAATCCGCGCCACAACTACGACGCCATACACGTCGTCGAGGTGCGAAAGCGCATCGGCATCGAGCGTGTACGCTTCAGGGGCGGAGGCGAGCTCGTCAGGACTTGCTTCGGCATAGGGTGTTTCGGCACTCTTGTTGATAGCGTGCAGTTCGGAAAAGATCACATCGCGATCGTTTGATCCCACCGTATAGTCGCGCGTTGCGACGGCTGCCTGCACGAGTTCGTCGTGGGAGAAGGGCGTATCGGGATTATCCATTCCCGAAAAGGCATCTGCTAGCATTTCGGTTGTTTGCGGAAATGCCGCGCAGGCGGCAAATCCGGCCGCCACAAAGGTAATGGCAAGTGAGATGGCGGCCACGATTGCGGCCGCCTTGTCGATATATCTTTTCATGTCCCCGTCTCTCGTCATGCTCAAACTATGCTGGCTCTCTGTAAGGTAGGTCCTCTGCCCTTATCCTACAGAAAACCTTATTTCATCCACCTTACTCTCTGTCAACCCAAATGGTTGCGGCGGTCATGCCCTGCATGTCCTTCGAGATGGTGGGCAAGGGTCCCAAGCGACTAAACACTCCAGCGAACTCGCCATCATACAGGTAGAGGCCATTGAGGTTATTGTACAGTTCAGGTTCGCATGACACCTCTGCGTCGGTTACCTGGTCGATGCCGGCGTCTGGTGGCAGCGTTTCGGTCTTAAAAGGCCGTATGTAGCGCTGAACGATGAACGGATACCCCGCGCGTGAATTTGCAAACCTGTCAACGAGCTCTTCCCAGCGTTCTTGCGGTTGAGCGCATCCGGCGTACACCTCATCGGCGCCATAGTGGTCGGACGGTTTGATAATCCATTCGTCTTTATTTGCGCGAATTTGTTCCACGTTGATGTAGTTGTCGTCAAGAAACGCCGTCATGGGAACGGTTTCTTCGATGAATGAAATTTCATCGCCATCAAGAAACGCCGTTGTCCGCTCGTCGAACAGCACCTTGAAAATCTGCTTGTCGTGGACGATATGGCCGGCGAAACTGCCGATAAGCGCCACCTTTTCGGCACGTACGGCTTCTATGAGTTGTTGCGAGTCATCCCAGTAGTCAATGACGTCATTGGTAACGCAGCGCCTCCAAATGGCGTTGATGGGATTGCCCTCCACATCACGCAATACCTCACCGTCAAATTGCAGGTCGCGTACGTCGGCGACAATGCAGGCTACGCCGCGGTCTCGGAACAGTTCAGCGTAGATGTGAAACTCGTCGACCACGCCGTTTTCCAGATAGTCGCAGATAGCAATGCGTGGATTCTCAACGCGATGCTCATAGGTGGCATATATCTCCAAAAACGTATCCACCCATCGCTCAAACAGTTCGCACCCTTCCACCTGATGGCGGTTTGCGAATTCTTGGAAGGTGGCTGTGGTAAGAATTGAATTCGTGATTTCACGGTTTTCATTCATGCCTGACGATCCGTCGCCGTTGAATTCGCAGAATTTCATGCGATAGTCGTCCTCGTTCATGAAGGTGTCCACGCGTGCAAACGGCAAAACCGATTCGTAGCCGCGGGGCAGCAAAATGAGTTCTTCCAGTCGTGGGTTGAAGTCGAACGCGCGGCGATACTCGGGGTCGGCCAGGTAGTGTTCAATTACCTTGCAAAGAATTCGATGTGCCGTTTCGGCCGTATATTTCATAGCGCGGTAGGTTTCCGCGTTGAAAAGGCGGGGGACATACGAACACGCCACCACCTCATGATGAACGATGGCGGTGGAATGCTGCATGTAGTCGTAGGCAGCGCGACGTCCGACAATGTCGCCATCAAGCGAATCCATGATTTCGAAGTACTCGCGCGTGTAGTCTGCGTTGGTGGGCATGGGTGCTCTTTTCCGTCGGGGGCACGTTGGCTTTCAAGTGTACCATGAGCTTATGTGCGCCTTGTCTTTTTGTGGTGAGTAGATGTGAGCGTGCATCGCCCGTTGCTTTTGCGTTACTATAGCCAGGTTTGCGACTGAGGTCGCATGAGGCTATCCGTTTTATCGAGAGCCGGGGAAGAGAGTTGGCTCGAAGATCCCGGCACCAACCTGGCCGATGAGCCAAGGTGGTCCTGCCGACATCGATGAAGGAGGAACAGCAGTGTCCAACGCTACATCATCTTATTTGTTTACATCGGAATCCGTCACCGAGGGGCATCCCGACAAGGTGTGCGACCAAATTTCGGACGCGATTTTAGATGCCATCCTTGCCAAGGAAATTGAGCTGGCCGCGCAGGGCTACATTGCGCCCGACGGTCATCCGGCCGATCCGGCCCAGGTGCGCGTGGCGTGCGAAACCATGGCCATGACGGGCATGGTCATTGTCACGGGCGAAATTCGCACGCAGGCCTACGTGGACGTGCCTGCTATCGTGCGCGAAGTGTTGCGCGAAATTGGTTATGATCGCGCGAAGTACGGTTTCGACTGCGACACGTGCGGCGTGCTCAACGCCATTCACGATCAGAGCCCCGACATTGCACAAGGTGTCGATGAGTCGTGGGAGGCTCAGCATGGTCTCGCCGCCGAAGACGACCCGTACGAGCGTGTAGGCGCGGGCGATCAGGGCATGATGTTCGGGTATGCGTGCGACGAAACGCCTACGCTCATGCCGCTTCCCATTTATCTGGCGCACCGTCTGGCTGAACGGCTGACCGAGGTGCGCAAAGACGAAACGATGCCGGCGCTGCGTCCCGACGGCAAAACGCAGGTGTCGGTGCGCTATGAAAACGATCGCCCTGTGCATGTGGAAAAGGTGGTGGTGTCCACGCAGCATGCGGAAGATATCGAACATGAGGCGCTGCGTGCCCAGATCATCGCGAATGTGGTGGAACCTGTGCTTGCGCGCGAAGGAGTCTCGCTTGCGCCCGACGCTGAAATTCACGTGAATCCCACCGGTCGCTTCGTTATTGGCGGACCTATGGGCGACGCCGGTTTGACCGGACGCAAGATTATCGTGGACACCTATGGTGGTATGGGCCGTCATGGCGGAGGGGCGTTCAGCGGCAAGGACTGCACGAAGGTGGACCGCTCGGCCGCCTATGCCGCGCGTTGGGTGGCGAAAAACGTGGTGGCTGCGGGGCTTGCGCATCGCTGCGAGGTGCAGGTGGCCTATGCCATCGGTATGGCCAAACCGGTTTCGGTGATGATTGACACGTTTGGGACAAACGCGGTTCCCGAAACCGATATTCAAGCGGCCATCGACGCGGTGTTCGATTTGCGCCCCGGCGCGATCATCGACGAGCTGGATCTGCGTCGTCCAATCTATCAAAAGACTGCCGCCTACGGACACTTCGGTCGCGAACTTCCTGAATTTACCTGGGAGCAAACCAACAAAGCCGATGCCCTACGCAAGGCCTGTGGCTTGGTGTAAGTAAACGGCGTGTCGTCTTTACTTTGAGCTTTACATGGTTGGTATATACTGGATGGTATGAAACTTGCATCAGTCATCCTCGACATACCGACGCAAGCGCTTGACGCGCCCTATACCTATGCTGTGCCTGTAGACGACGGCGAAGGCGATCTGTCTATTGAGGTGGGATGCGCCGTGCTTGTTCCGTTCGGCGGGCGACGGGCGATAGGTTTTGTTATCGGTATCGGGGAGCATGCCGAGGGCGACTGGCCAGAAGGTCTTGATCCTGCGAAACTCAAAGGCATTGTGCGCGCGGTGAGTCGTCCGTATTTTGACGAGGAAGGCGCTGCGTGCGCGCGGTGGCTTTCGGAGCGCTATATTGCGCCGCTCTCGTCGTGTGTGCGTCTGTTTACGCCGCCCGGCGGCGTACCGCGTATGGTGCGTGCGCGTGAAGGGTACTGGCGACTTGAAGAGCCAGCGGTGGGCGAAGTGGACGACCGTTGGGTAGTGCCTGGGCCGGCGCTTGCGCAGTTCGAGCCGCGCAAAAACGCCGTAAAGCAAGCGTCCATTGTCGCTGCTGTGCGTCGCGGTGAATTGCGCGTAGCTGAATTGGCCGCTGAATTTGGCGCGGTGTCGGGACCTCTTAAAACCTTGGAGAAACAGGGCGTCGTGCGCATCGAGCATCGGCGCCGTATGCGTGGCATGCAACCGGGCGAGCCGCTTTCTGAACAGGCTGGCGGGTTTACTCCCAGCCCCAAGCCCCCGCTCACGTCCGGTCAGGCAAAGGCCCTTGCGGCCATCGACGCGGCACGGCAGCGCGCAGCGGGCGAGGTCGTGCTCGTAGATGGCGTCACCGGCTCGGGCAAAACCGAAGTGTACTTGCAGGCCATCGAAGCGGCGCTTGATGCGGGTCGTACGGCATGCGTGCTTGTGCCCGAAATTTCACTCACGCCGCAGACGGTAGGACGTTTCCGTGGACGCTTCGGCGATACGGTGGCAGTCATGCACTCGCGTATGAGCCAGGGCGAACGTTTCGACCAGTGGGATTTCATCCGCAGCGGTCAGGCACGCGTGGTCGTTGGAGCGAGAAGCGCCTTGTTTACTCCGCTTACAAACCTCGGCCTTATCGTCATCGATGAGGAACATGAAGGCTCCTATAAACAGGATAGTGCTCCACGCTACCACGCGCGCGACGTTGCGGTATGGATGGCGCGGCGCGCGGGAGCGGCGGTGGTGCTGGGGTCGGCCACGCCGTCCATCGAAACGTTGTATGCCTGTGCTAAGGATCCTACCTGGCATCAGGTGGCGCTCCCTGAACGCGCAAACGGCAAGCCTCTGCCCGAGGTACGTG encodes:
- a CDS encoding MarR family winged helix-turn-helix transcriptional regulator produces the protein MDRKSQEKALREYNGLYRFSNEIYHDAALAAGLSDSAFDILYCLYDMGDGCSQKDICEAWYLTKQTVNSSVHKLVREGVVYLDTEGGRGTRLYLTKSGRALVEARIAPIIEIEKSAFAAMSEEECDELLRLMRLYLGRLREQVDVFKQEGVR
- a CDS encoding 4Fe-4S binding protein, with translation MADNSPVIQSGGSEAAEIEGPHATSPEDPSTQPLSAQNDDKDTVARQNRIVVLRDFCVRTAGAECERCALACPHDAISFNEDGLPVIDADACTYCGICLGICDAFSSSRVTMEDLHERFRRIAQRGEDVVLTCKENIFPGLEPAANVVVLPCLATLSPEFWTLVLTENIPIKIAADLAYCADCDRAGAMGETLYTHAIETAEHYSGNNVGYIDLIPEKENLVKDLANPVGVDRRSAFSNLVGDVGDIASGKRRLRNSEVLHEFLDRRERARAQARLQLSDGITFADFAPEGQARKTMWPKRKMLLEALEVDPAIASRIPLVVSETACDLCTNIHACTQVCPTGARFVNPANELLGYDIRYCIGCGLCVDACPEGAVSLIETTAEALRAPKE
- a CDS encoding carboxylate--amine ligase, with translation MPTNADYTREYFEIMDSLDGDIVGRRAAYDYMQHSTAIVHHEVVACSYVPRLFNAETYRAMKYTAETAHRILCKVIEHYLADPEYRRAFDFNPRLEELILLPRGYESVLPFARVDTFMNEDDYRMKFCEFNGDGSSGMNENREITNSILTTATFQEFANRHQVEGCELFERWVDTFLEIYATYEHRVENPRIAICDYLENGVVDEFHIYAELFRDRGVACIVADVRDLQFDGEVLRDVEGNPINAIWRRCVTNDVIDYWDDSQQLIEAVRAEKVALIGSFAGHIVHDKQIFKVLFDERTTAFLDGDEISFIEETVPMTAFLDDNYINVEQIRANKDEWIIKPSDHYGADEVYAGCAQPQERWEELVDRFANSRAGYPFIVQRYIRPFKTETLPPDAGIDQVTDAEVSCEPELYNNLNGLYLYDGEFAGVFSRLGPLPTISKDMQGMTAATIWVDRE
- a CDS encoding DUF1461 domain-containing protein: MKRYIDKAAAIVAAISLAITFVAAGFAACAAFPQTTEMLADAFSGMDNPDTPFSHDELVQAAVATRDYTVGSNDRDVIFSELHAINKSAETPYAEASPDELASAPEAYTLDADALSHLDDVYGVVVVARIALIIIALLAVAACAHVGVRVGRRALGGVCMVAGIGVLTVFALLAIWVLVDFYSFFAAFHSLFFADGTWTFSYESLLITLYPPAFWMGMGGVWLATTALLSILGIVIGAILRRRLG
- a CDS encoding PaaI family thioesterase, whose protein sequence is MLPDNPTIDQIEAVFAKDRFATEAAGCRVVSGKRGHAVAEMELSDIHRNALGSVMGGAIFTLADFALAICCNIGEEPTVGLDSTISFLRSTKGTKLTATATCDKPGRHVSFYTILVEDDLGKPIAKVNATCYR
- a CDS encoding dipeptidase, with translation MTLRVFDLHCDTLDRLAFYGDASVPGGFAEHDAAIPADRMATLADNDAHISLARMAGFAWCQCFAAFIPDVVHGDVAWDLFERVQRVWERELECCTDRLVRAHTMADVETAHAAGKTAGIFTVEGASFLEDNAAAEVRLDALAEAGVRMVTLTWNGPNALGSGNDTTDGLTAFGRVTVRELERRGIVVDVSHLNDEGFKDVCAVAERPFVASHSNARVLCGHPRNLADWQLCELADRGGIVGLNFCRDFLSEVHPDPTPDDVLRHVDHVLEVAGEDVPALGSDYDGCDVPTWLDPCDHIGTLHDLLTHQFGRTVADKLFFENARTFFTRLEG
- the gltX gene encoding glutamate--tRNA ligase, whose amino-acid sequence is MSTLTDTNKMNVRVRFAPSPTGRLHVGGARTAIYNWAFARATGGDFILRIEDTDPERSTEENVQVILNAMKWLGLDWDEGPEVGGASGPYFQTQRMDTYTAALELMKERGSVYPCFCTKEELDVKRAQAEATEGGYSGYDRTCRNLDPAEAAARIEAGEPHVWRLRVPENHGPIEFDDAVYGHVSFPAEVMDDMIVVRTDGSPTYNFAVVCDDANMGITHVIRGDDHLSNTPRQILIYEALGFDVPTFAHLSMILGPDGKKLSKRHGAASVEEFAERGYLPDAMVNFLALLGWSLDGETTLIDRETLCHEFSLERVTKKDAVFDETKLDWMNGQYIKDMGAAAWVQASLPWLFELGATADDVAARPEFYLGLYPLVAERLQRLDEIPGKLAFMFWGPEVRELDEKSVNKVLKKEGARADEALVACRSILADESRAWEAKSLEEACRALGEELELKPKLLFQPLRVAVCGNMVSPPLFESIELLPREDVLARIDYVTKEVFGG
- a CDS encoding MATE family efflux transporter; protein product: MAIKLSDHFTYGRLVRFALPSIAMMIFTSIYSVVDGLFVSNFAGKEALAAVNLVFPLAMGLGSVGFMLGTGGAALVAKTMGEGDAVRANRLFSFISLAAVTAGIVLAFVGVVALEPVLALLGAQGSLMEQSLLYGRILVVALPLFIVQNVFLSFFIAAEKPQMGLIVTVAAGVTNIVLDFVFIVVFGWGIAGAALATAAGQALAAVAAALFFARSKTSRLRFTRPLVDFRALGATCVNGSSELMTEVAASVVSMLYNYQLMMIAGADGVAAYGVIMYVNFIFTAVFFGFAMGTGPVVSFHYGARNENELKGLFRKSMILVGGTGAAMVAASQLLAGPLVNVFVGYDPALAAMTLHGFRIYAVSFLVCGFNIYGSAFFTALNNGKVSALISFMRTLVFETSTVMLLPLVWGIDGVWSAIIVAEACALVLTTFFLVYLRKPYGYA